CAGGGGGCGATTGATTGAAGATCGCAAGGCAGATCGCAAAGTAAGTACCCTCATACTAAAGGAATTTAAGTGCAGCTAGCAGTGAAGTGAGAAACATTTAAATAGCTTGCTCCGTGGAACTCTTGattttgcacaaaaaaagggccaaaaacaaataacagaaaacaaacaaataacaaaaaagatGAAGGCCACGTCATCACTATGCTTGTTTGAGTTTTCAATGCAAGCTGGTAGCCGATCACACAGACTCTTCAAATTTGCAGCGAAATAGAATTTTATGGCATCATGTAACTTTTGCAAAGTGATTACCTAGCATATTTgtgtttgcttttgctttttcaGGGGTGATTGATCGAAGACCACAAAGCATATCGGAAAGTAAGTACCCTCATACTAAAATAATTTAAGTGCAGCTAGtagttaagtgaaaaacgtacCCTGCTCCGTCGAATTCTTGATTTTgcggggaaaaaaagaaaaaaaaacaagacaaaaagcaaacaaaaaaagagagaagatgAATGCCACGTCATCACTATGCTTGTTTAGGTTTTGAATGCAGGCTGGCAGCTGATTACACAGACTCTTCAAATTCGCAGCGAGTTAGAATTCTAGCTTTAAATAATTTCGCAGTTCTCGACATTTCACAATTATAGCACTTCCTGAAATCACAGGGAAGATTGTATATGTACGTATGTACCCGGACATGGACCGGAACAGCCGAAATAATGACATTTTTGGATCACTCCAGAAAATGGCCGGAAAATGGCCGGAAAATGCTTGCAAACTTGTAAAAGTGTTTGATATCCTAATTTAATGACCCTCCAAATATTTATATGTTGCATTTACTTTGTTCACTTTTGTTGGGGACGTTATAGCTAATGGCTTACACATTGTATAAACAAAATGCTCTAGCCTCCCGCTCCGTTTTATCGCATGATGTAACTTTTCCCAAAATGATTATCTTGAATATTTgcatttgcttttgctttttcaGCAACAACTGATTGAAAACCACAAAGCAGATGGTAAAGTAAGTATTTTCATGTTAAAGAAGTTTAAGTGCAGCTAGCAGTGAAAAACATTGAAATACCCCAAAATCATATTAACTTTTTTTACAATTCTGTGATATTCTTAAAAATGGGCAAACATAGTGATTTTCCCTCTCTTATTGTCAAATAGGCAATGAATGACTGGATTTTACAGGTGTCACAAAATTGCAAAATGTCTTAAAGAGTTTATATGGTTTTGGGGGATGCTCTCAAGTAAATAGAGACTTTTGTATGGATTTTGAACCATGTCTATAGGTCCATACCCTGATCTTTGTTCAACATAAAAGCATCCAACCTGGTCAAAATTTAATGATCCATCTCAGCATGATCTTTCATGCGGTGGTGTCAAATTATCAGttggttaaaattaaattcaatatatTTCCTCATTATGTACCGGTAGTTACTTAGTTTAATTACATACATTAATTATTGCTAACAGATGTTTCTATTGTATTAAGTAAAAGAGCTTGAGTATGGTTGCCAAGTAAACCATTCGGTTTTCTAGTTGTCCCCCATTGGACCCTTGGCCCAGTTCCTTAGGCAACCGCAAAATGGCGTATAGGCATGAATACAAACCCCTAGCCATCCATCTGAAAGGGCGGCTCCAAAAGCTTCCGGTACAACAACAACGGATAATGTTCAATTTCCTGCAATCTCTCATAACCACCAGGAATTCTATTGTTTCTTTTAGACCATTCAATTTCACTTTTGGTAAATTCAAgatgctttgtattttaaaacaagTTATAAAATTTGAAACACATTGTAACCTATCTAAAAGGAAAATGTGgaatccaataattgttaataaaaGGATTGAATTGCAATACTGGACTGGCTTTGATGTGTAATCACAAAGATCGAAAGCCGTCTTATGGTGGAAGATATGGATAAGCACACCTTTTGTTAAGATATTCTATGAAAGACCAGATTTAACGCAATCCAAGTTCAAAATGTGGGGAATTTTGAACACGGATCATTGTCATAAAAATCCAGCCCCACAATCATGGTAaattttttgctgttattttcaaatttcagatttcataaTGGGTTCATTCCATGAAAGAGTTTCAAAGGAAAAAGTGATCAAAGCTCTTGAAGACTTTGTCCATGTAACCAACATGGAGGAAGGTGAGGGCAACTTCGTGACACTTAGATGAAGAAAACAGAAAGGTAAACACATGCTTTCAGCAACCCCGCAGTAGCTGCCACATTACATGAAGTTTTGTGGTTGTACACATGCGTATATTGATGGCTACATGAAAGGGTTGGTGTAAGCGTGTATCCACCCTTCTTTCAATCTATTTCTATCTCATCATTTGGACATAGCGTCATTCATTGAACTAACAGCCTTCAGTCTTTTTGCCTTTGAAACTTAGTGAGTGTTGCACTATAGGTGTCTGAAAAATGTCACCCCCAGGATAGTGGACACTTAAGTTTAAGAACGTTTTTGAGAAAAAAGTTTTGTTGTTTGACGGGATTTAAACTTGGATAACCCCCATTTTTCCATTACAATTGAGAtcatattttcttgtttcagatTCCAGAAGAAAAGTGGCTTCGCTTGACAAAAAAGCCAAACCAATTCCAATTGAAAAGATGACAAAATATGTTGAGGTCATTATAAATAGCAGCAGTAGAATTCGCGAAAGTGAACAGGACTTGGAAGTCGTGGTATCCTTTTTAAGAATATTTTACTGTTGTGCGGAATTTCTTGGGGAGCCGGAAGCTTGGGCTTTGAACGTTTTATGTACAGTTTTGCTTGCAGATATTAAAAAGAAGCAGCAGTCTGCTTCGGATTGCTTTTCAGAGATTGTCCACACGGCATCGATTGATTCCAATCGACGTTCACAGGACCAGAAATACAACGGTTTAAGCCTTCGAGTGTCACGTGAAATAGCCCAGCTCAAAACGATGAGTCCAGATGAGGAGCTTGATGACCCAAACCTGTGGAATGATTATATTCAGTTTATGGGTGAGTTATCGAGCAGGGTTGAATTTCCATTGACATTTAAATACCACAAGGGATCCTTGACGAGAGATCCTGAAGTAGCAGATTTTGTGACGGCAGTGAGTATGTACTGCAAGGCATACAGTTGCTTCATGTTGCTGCTTGTTGCTGCCAAATGTAAATTTGAAGAGATAGGTGTTGTGCATAAAAGCAGTAAAGTAGATCGAACACTCAATGGTCTGAAAGAACATGCGACAGAGATACTCTCCTTCCTTTCGGAACCTAAGTATCTAACATTCCTTGGAAGACTTCCTTGTGAAGGCGGGAAACTGTTGAAGATTCTGGCTTTGACCAGGCGGCTAGCGGACAAAGATGTCGTGGAAGCGGTCAGAAGCAGTCTCGGTTTGGAGCCGATGCCTGATTTGACGACAGTCGAGAATGCAGCGGAGAAAGTTTCTCGTCAGTCAGTGATGTTGGACATTGATCAGTGTCTCGCGCCTCCTGGCAGCCTATGGAACAGGGTGTCGTTAGCTGTGGGTGGACCACCTTGTTGGGTTCAATTTGTCAACAATACTGCATTCCCCATGAAAGTGGTTTCAAAGAAGCCCCAAGAATCTAATCCTGACTTGAGAGTGGTTGATGTCCCAGCTCATTCATCTGACTCTCAGGGATTGTCTCGTTTTTGTGAGATTTCAGTTTTTGGTTACTTCATTCTTTATCTCAAGGGAGATTTGAGTTCCAATATAGAACCATCAGCAACAGATGGGATCATAGTTGAATTTGCACTGTCGCGGAAAGGTTTGCTGGACTTGATGAGGTGGCAGGTTGGTAAAATCAACATACGGCACAAGAGCGCAGATGAATTTACCGCGGGACAAGACACGCACGATACCATGCAGTATGGCGATATCCCGCCACTGTACATTTCGAAGGGGGATGTCCACTTCATGGTGAAAGCAGAAATTGTTCAGTCTTGGTTCTCTCGATTTGCAACTTGGCGGTTTGCAGTTCAAAGTTTTGATCCATTAGCCATAGACGGTTAGAGTTCAAAGCTTGTCTTATTCCAGTGTTGTATAAATAGCAGTGGATCGGTTTCCTtgcctttctttcatttcctctGTGAGTGAAAGAAGAGACATGTTATCTTTTGCTAGTaacaaattattgtattgtattagACATTGAAAAGAGAACTGTTATTCATTTGTCTGTCCCTATTTAACATATGGTTCCATATTAGGGTAAAAAAGCAATACTGATGATCCTATTTATGATGTTGGGAAACTTCAAAATAAGGTAATCAGAATAATAAATGACGTCCCAATTCGAGACTTGAGCACTTCCCAATATAGTCATTGGAATATTTCAAAGTGCCATGATAATGTAAAAC
This window of the Acropora muricata isolate sample 2 chromosome 14, ASM3666990v1, whole genome shotgun sequence genome carries:
- the LOC136898136 gene encoding uncharacterized protein; translation: MGSFHERVSKEKVIKALEDFVHVTNMEEDSRRKVASLDKKAKPIPIEKMTKYVEVIINSSSRIRESEQDLEVVVSFLRIFYCCAEFLGEPEAWALNVLCTVLLADIKKKQQSASDCFSEIVHTASIDSNRRSQDQKYNGLSLRVSREIAQLKTMSPDEELDDPNLWNDYIQFMGELSSRVEFPLTFKYHKGSLTRDPEVADFVTAVSMYCKAYSCFMLLLVAAKCKFEEIGVVHKSSKVDRTLNGLKEHATEILSFLSEPKYLTFLGRLPCEGGKLLKILALTRRLADKDVVEAVRSSLGLEPMPDLTTVENAAEKVSRQSVMLDIDQCLAPPGSLWNRVSLAVGGPPCWVQFVNNTAFPMKVVSKKPQESNPDLRVVDVPAHSSDSQGLSRFCEISVFGYFILYLKGDLSSNIEPSATDGIIVEFALSRKGLLDLMRWQVGKINIRHKSADEFTAGQDTHDTMQYGDIPPLYISKGDVHFMVKAEIVQSWFSRFATWRFAVQSFDPLAIDG